The Arvicola amphibius chromosome 6, mArvAmp1.2, whole genome shotgun sequence DNA window CTGCTGCTGGACACCTGGGTTGGTTCTGTCATTAGACACTATGACTGCCACTGCAATGAGCACTGATTCTCAAGCTGCTCTGCGAGATGCTGCCTTGGGCCCCAGGGTGCCGTTAGCTGGGTCACATAGTAGACGACTGTTTTCAGGAAAACCTCCACCATCATCGCCACGGTGGCTGCACTTGttcacattcccaccagcatctGGAAGTGCTCCCTTTCCACATCGCCACCAGCacttagttttctgttttgttttgacttttggaGAATGAGTATTACATTAACATCATTTACACCCCTCCTCCTCCGAGTTctgccctcttctttctttttcaaccatgcaacaaaacttttttttttttttttttttttttttttactggtgaTAGTTTATTATCTGTTAGTAGCACACAGAGCAAATATGAATCACTCAGAACTATGTCTCTATAGGCGTGAGGAACGATACGGGGCCATTCTGTGGGGGACTGCATGCATTTAGTGATGGTTATGCTTCAGGCTTTTCATCTTCTTCTTATGGCGCTCAATTTGTTTCTGCAGACGCTCAATCTCCTGCTCGTGGTGCTCGATCTCGTcctcatggtgtttcttcaggGCAGCCAGTTGTTCTCTGGTCTTCTCTCGGAAGTACCGATCCTCTtcagccttctctctctttccgaAGGCCCCACCGGCTTCTCGGATGGAGCCAGCGCCAGTGTCCATGCTCTCCGACGAGTCAGAGCCGAAGCCTCGGGATTGCAGGACCCTCACACCCCAGGCGCCGAGCCGAGCCCGAATAGCCAACGCCGAGCCTGCCATTGTCTCCTGCGCAGCTCCGCAACAAaacttttattaacatttttaacaACGGTTCAGCTATTACTGACACTTGTTAATTTCTAAACAAATTGGGGCAAATGGCTATTGTGCAGAGTAATGTCATCATGGCCCCTGGAAGTACAGACTGAAGAATTAGTAGCTACCTCTCAGATGGAGGACCAGGGGCAGGGTGGACTCTTTCTGCATTTTCTGTTGTAATCAGAAAGAGTTTGGTCATCTTCCAGCTGCTTGCCTGCAAAAGTGAGTCACTGCTGCGTTGTGTGTGGGGCATATGCCCTCTTTATCCTGGATCTTGTCTTCCACGTGACGGTGTCACTGGGTTCTGCCTCTAGGGTGATGGTCTTGCCAGTCAAGGTCTTCACAAAGATTTGCCTTTTGACCTGTTATCGAATGTGATGAAGCTGCCAAGAGCTGCCAGGACGTGGTGATGCCTAGACACAAGGACCACTGAATTGGACAAAGCCTTTTgttattctgtttctgttttcttaatgaaTGCCATGATGGCTAAGGTGAAGTGAAAATTCAATGGAGcttaatttaaagtattttttaactttcttatttttaattatgtgcattt harbors:
- the LOC119817440 gene encoding ATPase inhibitor, mitochondrial, translating into MAGSALAIRARLGAWGVRVLQSRGFGSDSSESMDTGAGSIREAGGAFGKREKAEEDRYFREKTREQLAALKKHHEDEIEHHEQEIERLQKQIERHKKKMKSLKHNHH